From Apteryx mantelli isolate bAptMan1 chromosome 30, bAptMan1.hap1, whole genome shotgun sequence, the proteins below share one genomic window:
- the VMAC gene encoding vimentin-type intermediate filament-associated coiled-coil protein gives MSLPPALQIREANAHLAALHARVAELERRLGAAEGTVRAQAESLVRKDGELRAALAALEAAKDREIAALRERLLSSEETVQRLLAAAREKDALVARLRHGSELLARICRSRPALDALLACMAEGERLGAADAGPAAGEGAAAERGLGAAPFGTAV, from the exons atgTCGCTGCCGCCGGCGCTGCAGATCCGCGAGGCCAACGCGCACCTGGCGGCGCTGCACGCGCGCGTGGCGGAGCTGGAGCGGCGGCTGGGCGCCGCCGAGGGCACGGTGCGCGCGCAGGCCGAGAGCCTCGTCCGCAAGGACGGCGAGCTGCGCGCCGCGCTGGCGGCGCTGGAGGCCGCCAAGGACCG AGAAATCGCCGCGCTGCGGGAGAGGCTGCTCTCGTCCGAGGAGACCGTCCAGCGGCTGCTGGCCGCCGCCCGGGAGAAGGACGCGCTCGTCGCCCGGCTGCGGCACGGCAGCGAGCTGCTGGCCAGGATCTGCCGGAGCCGGCCGGCCCTGGACGCGCTGCTGGCCTGCATGGCCGAGGGCGAGCGGCTGGGCGCCGCCGACGCGGGGCCTGCGGCCGGCGAGGgcgccgcggcggagcgcggcctgGGCGCGGCGCCCTTCGGCACCGCCGTGtga